In the Candidatus Methanoperedens sp. genome, one interval contains:
- a CDS encoding AbrB/MazE/SpoVT family DNA-binding domain-containing protein, producing the protein MIRNITRIGNSRGIIIPSDVLQEMGYPKTVEIIPTKDGIFIRPVAGKTIRRKPRNEDETNGFYDLMKSKIESNINVGKTRWVGNREMERSL; encoded by the coding sequence ATGATAAGAAATATCACACGAATAGGAAATAGCCGCGGAATTATAATCCCAAGCGACGTTCTACAAGAAATGGGTTATCCCAAGACTGTTGAAATAATCCCAACTAAAGATGGCATATTTATAAGGCCGGTAGCCGGCAAAACCATCAGACGTAAACCGCGGAATGAAGATGAAACCAACGGATTTTATGATTTAATGAAATCAAAAATAGAAAGCAATATCAATGTTGGAAAGACCAGATGGGTGGGAAATAGAGAAATGGAGAGAAGTTTATAA
- a CDS encoding molybdopterin-dependent oxidoreductase: MTQNESTKTAAGPSEEALAARQALARQLMERAALAAKHALALDLLEKVHEPIGKYPYRGWETLYREQWEYDSFGRTTHSINCTGSCTWKVYVRNNIAFKEDQYADYPDINTKLPTYNPRGCQKGANYKEYVYGPQRVKYPLIRTGERGEGKWRRASWEEALSYIAKKMVDAISNHGADTVTFYSANPAKFLVTYAAGARLANLIGGVVCSFYEWVSDLPPGEPMTWGVQTDTCEAADWFNSKYIIIWGSNLLETRIPDAHFVTAARMHGTKIVAIFPEYNPVSIHADIFIPVKPGTDGALALGMANVIVNEGLYDANYVKQFTDMAMLVRTENGKFLRESDVVSDGETGNLYFWDETTQKPELAPGTMGCLDKTLDLGAISPALEGVFTVDTLSGKVEVTPVFSLLKKKLKDYDPVSASGITGVDPGLITRIAREFAAIKPARIIEGAGVNHYFHNDLINRSMILLAALTGNVGIPGGGFDHYVGQEKFWCEEGFFKLAYPLGNAKQRFQPTTLWTYVHSNIAGDAESLDLWQRPISEYIRESVDKGWMPLYPRGTLENGKTPKVLIVWGANYLNQAKGAEYILENLWPKLDLIVDIDFRMNTTGLYADVILPAASMFEKWDLSTTDLHSYISPFTPIIPPQLESKTDWQIFLLLARALADTKFSFEDTLPDGSTITRDFSTLVNDFTANGALEDKSAGQFILDNSMETKGMTIDMLDQQPRRFVATDKGWTSDIKAGEAYYAFQRMYELKRPLSTLTGRQQFYIDHDWYLNEFHEELPVYKPPVDGNKYPLRFVTPHGRWSIHSLWRDAKYQLRLQRGYPIVYLNPDDARARGLSDNDPVEIYNDSGTIIAHLCISQRMPESFALMYQGWERYTFKKGGFQSPMTIRIKPTQLVGGYGQLHFKVNYWGPTGNQKDTRVEIRKSSEAG; encoded by the coding sequence ATGACGCAGAATGAATCTACAAAAACTGCAGCAGGACCATCGGAGGAAGCTTTGGCGGCAAGGCAGGCGCTTGCACGCCAGCTCATGGAGCGGGCAGCCCTGGCAGCAAAGCATGCTCTGGCGCTGGACCTGCTGGAGAAGGTGCATGAACCAATAGGCAAGTATCCCTATCGCGGCTGGGAAACGCTGTACCGCGAGCAGTGGGAGTATGATTCCTTCGGGCGGACAACGCACTCGATTAACTGCACGGGCTCCTGTACATGGAAGGTTTATGTAAGGAACAATATCGCTTTCAAGGAGGATCAGTATGCCGATTATCCCGACATCAACACAAAACTTCCCACGTACAACCCGAGAGGATGCCAGAAAGGGGCGAATTACAAGGAATATGTTTATGGTCCGCAGCGCGTGAAATATCCCCTGATACGAACGGGCGAGCGGGGCGAAGGAAAATGGCGCAGGGCTTCCTGGGAAGAGGCCCTGAGTTACATCGCAAAAAAAATGGTGGATGCCATATCCAACCACGGCGCCGACACGGTGACCTTCTACTCTGCCAACCCTGCCAAGTTCCTGGTCACGTATGCCGCAGGAGCGCGCCTTGCAAACCTGATCGGCGGCGTGGTATGCAGCTTCTATGAATGGGTTTCTGACCTGCCTCCCGGCGAGCCAATGACATGGGGTGTGCAGACAGACACATGCGAGGCTGCGGACTGGTTCAACTCAAAATACATCATTATCTGGGGCTCAAACCTGCTTGAGACGCGTATCCCTGATGCCCATTTCGTGACCGCAGCCCGGATGCACGGGACAAAGATCGTAGCCATATTTCCCGAATACAACCCCGTCTCGATCCATGCAGATATATTCATCCCGGTGAAACCGGGCACAGACGGCGCACTGGCGCTCGGCATGGCGAACGTGATCGTGAACGAGGGTCTCTACGACGCGAACTATGTAAAACAGTTCACCGATATGGCGATGCTTGTGCGCACCGAAAACGGGAAGTTCCTCAGGGAAAGTGATGTGGTATCGGACGGGGAGACGGGTAATCTCTATTTCTGGGATGAGACCACACAAAAGCCTGAACTTGCCCCGGGTACGATGGGATGCCTGGACAAAACGCTGGATCTTGGCGCAATCAGTCCGGCTCTTGAAGGGGTTTTCACGGTCGACACGCTTTCCGGTAAAGTGGAAGTAACACCGGTTTTTTCACTGCTCAAAAAGAAACTCAAAGACTATGACCCGGTAAGTGCTTCCGGCATAACAGGTGTGGACCCTGGTCTTATCACCCGGATCGCCCGCGAGTTTGCAGCCATAAAACCTGCCAGGATTATCGAGGGGGCGGGCGTAAACCACTATTTCCACAACGACCTTATCAACAGGAGCATGATCCTGCTCGCCGCCCTGACAGGCAATGTCGGGATACCGGGAGGTGGCTTTGACCATTATGTAGGACAGGAAAAATTCTGGTGCGAAGAGGGGTTTTTCAAGCTTGCCTATCCTCTTGGCAATGCAAAACAGCGCTTCCAGCCTACCACGCTCTGGACTTACGTCCACTCAAATATTGCAGGGGACGCTGAAAGTCTTGACCTCTGGCAGCGCCCCATCAGCGAATACATTCGTGAAAGCGTGGATAAGGGCTGGATGCCATTATATCCCAGAGGTACACTGGAAAACGGTAAAACGCCCAAAGTTCTTATCGTATGGGGCGCCAACTACCTGAACCAGGCAAAAGGCGCGGAATATATCCTGGAAAATCTCTGGCCCAAGCTTGACCTTATCGTGGACATTGACTTTCGCATGAACACCACGGGCTTATACGCGGATGTCATCCTGCCCGCGGCAAGCATGTTCGAGAAATGGGACCTGAGCACAACTGACCTTCACTCGTATATTTCCCCATTCACTCCAATAATCCCCCCGCAGCTTGAAAGCAAGACCGACTGGCAGATATTCTTGCTTCTGGCTCGTGCCCTTGCGGATACAAAGTTCTCATTTGAAGATACGCTGCCTGACGGTTCCACCATAACCCGTGATTTTTCAACGCTGGTGAATGATTTCACTGCCAATGGCGCTCTTGAGGACAAAAGCGCAGGGCAGTTCATCCTTGATAATTCAATGGAAACAAAAGGTATGACAATTGACATGCTCGACCAGCAGCCCAGGCGCTTTGTGGCTACGGATAAGGGATGGACAAGCGATATAAAAGCAGGCGAAGCCTATTACGCTTTTCAGAGGATGTACGAATTGAAACGACCTCTCTCCACGCTTACGGGACGGCAGCAGTTCTACATCGACCATGACTGGTATTTAAACGAGTTCCATGAAGAACTGCCTGTGTACAAACCGCCTGTGGACGGGAATAAATACCCGCTCAGATTCGTCACGCCGCACGGACGGTGGAGCATACATTCCCTGTGGCGGGATGCAAAGTATCAGCTGCGGCTGCAGAGAGGATATCCTATCGTGTACCTGAACCCTGACGATGCCAGAGCGCGGGGGCTTTCGGATAATGATCCTGTTGAAATCTACAATGACAGCGGGACTATAATCGCTCACCTGTGCATTTCGCAGCGGATGCCGGAAAGCTTCGCCCTTATGTACCAGGGCTGGGAGCGCTACACCTTCAAAAAGGGCGGCTTCCAGAGCCCCATGACGATCCGTATCAAACCCACGCAGCTTGTCGGCGGCTACGGGCAGCTTCACTTCAAGGTCAATTACTGGGGCCCTACGGGAAATCAGAAGGACACCCGCGTGGAGATTCGAAAATCTTCGGAGGCTGGATGA
- a CDS encoding polymer-forming cytoskeletal protein produces the protein MMNSINKIRSVRSGGMKSIIILSLISILLLPSNAGAVKMLSGDQIRVDSPIEDDIFAAGGAIDINAPVDGVVIAGGTININAPVNGDVFVAGGQVSVNSNVKGKIVAAGGNIDIRGNARNVVLAGGNVNIHSTAVISRDAVISGGSVNNAGRINGNLTVRAENFQNTGSAGSVEFMKSEVSQSFQRAISTFRILITLGFLILGMIILKLFPAQFFKVEEEIRKSTLLKTVVGFVLIIVSAVVIILVAVTVIGFPLAAVMAMLFIIALMLSTIFVSFTFGKKILDLFKLKTTDIWIFVLGFIILSLLFRIPYAGGFIQIVAVSLGFGAVCYALRGVWEGITHRGA, from the coding sequence ATGATGAATTCAATTAACAAAATTAGAAGTGTCAGGTCAGGCGGCATGAAAAGCATAATAATTCTTTCGCTCATATCAATCCTTCTTTTACCTTCGAATGCTGGGGCAGTGAAAATGTTATCCGGGGATCAGATACGTGTTGATTCACCGATAGAGGATGATATTTTCGCAGCAGGAGGCGCAATAGATATAAACGCTCCTGTTGATGGGGTCGTAATAGCAGGCGGGACAATTAACATCAATGCACCTGTAAACGGGGATGTTTTCGTTGCAGGCGGTCAGGTATCGGTAAATTCCAATGTCAAAGGAAAAATCGTCGCAGCCGGGGGAAATATAGATATTAGAGGCAATGCAAGAAATGTTGTACTTGCAGGGGGCAATGTGAACATTCACTCCACCGCTGTTATAAGCAGGGATGCAGTAATTTCAGGCGGCAGCGTAAACAATGCAGGCAGGATTAACGGGAACCTGACGGTAAGAGCGGAAAATTTTCAAAATACCGGAAGTGCTGGCAGTGTAGAATTCATGAAAAGTGAAGTTTCGCAAAGTTTTCAGCGGGCAATAAGCACATTTCGAATCCTGATAACTCTTGGATTCCTGATACTCGGTATGATTATCCTCAAATTATTCCCGGCACAATTTTTTAAAGTTGAAGAGGAAATAAGGAAATCAACGCTGTTAAAGACGGTAGTGGGTTTTGTTCTTATAATCGTGTCTGCAGTTGTGATTATCCTGGTTGCTGTAACGGTTATTGGTTTTCCACTTGCGGCAGTTATGGCAATGCTGTTTATAATAGCGCTCATGCTCTCCACCATTTTCGTTTCATTTACCTTTGGTAAAAAGATCCTTGACCTGTTTAAACTTAAGACAACTGATATATGGATATTCGTCCTTGGCTTCATTATTTTAAGCCTTTTGTTCAGAATTCCTTATGCGGGTGGGTTTATTCAGATTGTAGCTGTCAGTTTAGGTTTTGGAGCGGTTTGTTATGCACTGCGTGGGGTCTGGGAGGGCATAACTCATAGAGGCGCATGA
- a CDS encoding SIMPL domain-containing protein gives MPQETSDRKLYVLLVILSIALVLIAAQFFGFVLVGNSGEKLLNTAASPEQRLISVSGSASTSVIPDTASISLGVLTQAVTAKEASDKNAASMNAVINALKSLGLQDKDIRTSFLSVQPLYNYSSYGGVPTIVGYSASNNVEITTMMLDKLGDILDKSTAAGANQVGGISFVISDEKQRLIRYGLLGDAVKDAQGKANKLADSLGVRIAGVKTASISEVFPPVFSPLPFVSAIAEKAATPIQPGESKLTISVEVTYIIE, from the coding sequence ATGCCGCAAGAAACATCCGATAGAAAACTGTATGTTCTCCTGGTTATTCTTTCGATAGCTTTAGTGTTAATCGCCGCACAGTTCTTTGGTTTTGTTTTGGTAGGTAATAGCGGCGAAAAATTACTCAACACCGCCGCATCGCCTGAGCAAAGATTGATTTCAGTCTCAGGCTCAGCATCCACCTCTGTAATACCAGACACAGCATCCATAAGCCTGGGGGTTCTCACGCAGGCGGTTACAGCAAAAGAAGCCTCGGATAAGAACGCTGCCTCGATGAACGCGGTGATAAATGCGCTCAAGAGTCTGGGTCTTCAGGATAAGGATATCCGGACATCCTTCCTTTCAGTCCAGCCTCTATACAACTATTCCAGTTATGGAGGTGTACCGACCATAGTGGGTTATTCTGCATCCAATAATGTAGAAATAACCACCATGATGCTGGATAAGCTCGGCGATATCCTGGACAAATCCACAGCCGCAGGCGCCAACCAGGTCGGAGGCATATCCTTTGTTATATCCGATGAAAAACAGAGGCTGATACGCTATGGACTGCTCGGGGATGCTGTGAAGGACGCGCAAGGTAAGGCTAATAAGCTTGCAGACAGCCTGGGTGTCAGGATTGCAGGCGTTAAAACAGCTTCGATCAGTGAGGTATTCCCGCCGGTATTCTCGCCGCTTCCTTTCGTTTCAGCAATCGCAGAAAAGGCTGCCACGCCTATCCAGCCTGGAGAGTCCAAATTAACGATATCAGTGGAAGTGACGTATATAATCGAATAA
- a CDS encoding plasma-membrane proton-efflux P-type ATPase, which yields MIEEEAKKASVNELMQKLSSSEAGISSQEARMRLAQYGYNEISEKKKSPIIKFLRYFWGPIPWMIEIAAFLSAIIRHWEDFAIIFALLVINAVVGFWEEHKAENAIELLKQKLALRARVLRDNKWLQIPARELVPGDVVRVRLGDIIPADIKLMEGDYLLVDESALTGESLPVEKHVLDIGYSGSIIRQGEMNALVVSTGMNTYFGRTAKLVEEAKTRSHFQQAVIKIGDYLIRLDAVLVSIVFILALYRHESILDTLQFVLILTIASIPVALPAVLSVTMAVGAMALAKKEAIVSRLVAIEELAGMDVLCADKTGTITKNELTVAEVKPFEGFKESDVLLLATQASREEDQDPIDTAIITGVKTLKLIAGVPAYKTISFKPFDPVAKRTEATIESPDGVRLKVSKGAPQVILSLVANKDASKVDELVSVFAARGYRSLGVACTDAEGNWRYAGIIAIYDAPREDSALVINTAQSLGVNVKMITGDHIAIAKQIASQVNMGTNIAPASAFLDKPDSDAQTIVENADGFAQVFPEHKYRIVELLQSKGHIVGMTGDGVNDAPALKKADAGIAVAGATDAAKSAADIVLTRPGLSVIIDAIRESHKIFQRMNNYATYRIAETIRVLIFLTLSIIIFNFYPLTAAMIVILALLNDLPIMMIAYDNTKPLQRPASWEMHKVLTIASVLGAAGVVSSFLLFYFSEQVLHLDRPTIQTLMFLKLAVAGHITIYLTRTREHHFWSRPLPAGLLFWTTEITQLAGTLLAVYGVFMKPLGWNLAAFVWIWALAFFVINDFIKIYFYKRLEKRWGPSPEGLKLQIPGPD from the coding sequence ATGATTGAGGAAGAAGCAAAAAAGGCTTCTGTGAATGAGCTGATGCAGAAACTCTCATCAAGTGAAGCGGGTATTTCCTCCCAGGAAGCCCGGATGCGGCTCGCTCAGTACGGCTACAACGAGATATCTGAAAAGAAAAAGAGCCCCATCATCAAGTTCTTACGATATTTCTGGGGACCCATTCCATGGATGATCGAGATTGCAGCTTTCCTTTCTGCAATAATTCGCCACTGGGAGGATTTCGCCATAATCTTTGCACTGCTGGTGATAAATGCCGTGGTAGGGTTCTGGGAGGAACACAAGGCTGAAAACGCCATTGAATTATTAAAGCAGAAGCTTGCGCTCAGGGCGCGGGTGTTGCGCGACAACAAATGGCTCCAGATTCCGGCACGTGAGCTTGTACCCGGAGATGTGGTGCGTGTGCGTCTCGGGGACATAATCCCTGCCGATATTAAACTCATGGAGGGGGATTATCTTCTTGTTGACGAATCCGCATTGACAGGTGAATCCCTGCCTGTGGAAAAGCATGTCCTGGATATCGGATACTCAGGTTCCATAATCAGGCAGGGAGAAATGAACGCACTTGTGGTCAGCACGGGGATGAATACCTATTTCGGAAGGACTGCAAAGCTTGTTGAGGAGGCAAAAACCAGGAGCCATTTCCAGCAGGCGGTCATCAAGATCGGTGATTACCTTATCCGGCTGGACGCAGTGCTGGTGTCTATCGTATTTATTCTTGCGCTTTATCGCCACGAAAGCATACTCGATACACTTCAGTTCGTGCTGATTCTGACCATTGCATCGATACCTGTGGCACTGCCTGCGGTCTTATCTGTCACCATGGCCGTAGGTGCTATGGCACTGGCCAAAAAAGAAGCCATCGTCAGCAGGCTTGTCGCAATTGAAGAACTGGCAGGCATGGATGTTCTATGCGCGGATAAGACAGGCACCATCACCAAAAATGAGTTAACTGTTGCAGAAGTAAAGCCTTTTGAAGGATTCAAGGAAAGCGACGTGCTACTCCTGGCAACGCAGGCATCCAGAGAGGAAGACCAGGATCCTATCGATACTGCGATAATCACAGGGGTCAAAACCCTCAAGTTAATTGCAGGTGTGCCAGCCTATAAAACAATCTCATTTAAACCTTTCGATCCTGTTGCAAAGCGTACCGAAGCCACGATAGAGAGCCCCGATGGCGTCAGACTGAAAGTATCCAAAGGTGCGCCGCAGGTTATTCTATCGCTTGTAGCAAATAAGGATGCCTCCAAGGTTGATGAACTTGTCAGCGTTTTTGCAGCCAGAGGGTATCGTTCTCTCGGGGTAGCATGCACCGATGCAGAGGGGAACTGGCGGTATGCTGGAATTATTGCCATCTACGATGCGCCGCGTGAAGACTCTGCTCTGGTCATAAATACCGCGCAATCCCTTGGCGTTAATGTAAAAATGATAACAGGGGACCATATCGCCATTGCAAAGCAGATTGCATCGCAGGTGAACATGGGCACCAACATCGCACCAGCTTCCGCCTTTCTGGACAAACCTGACAGTGACGCTCAGACCATTGTTGAAAATGCTGATGGTTTTGCCCAGGTTTTTCCCGAGCACAAATACCGCATTGTCGAACTTCTCCAGAGCAAAGGTCATATCGTGGGCATGACCGGGGATGGGGTGAACGATGCCCCGGCGCTAAAAAAGGCGGATGCAGGAATTGCTGTCGCCGGTGCAACGGATGCGGCTAAATCCGCTGCAGACATCGTGCTCACAAGACCCGGGCTTTCGGTCATAATCGATGCCATCAGGGAAAGTCACAAAATATTCCAGCGCATGAACAACTATGCCACTTATCGTATCGCAGAGACCATCCGCGTACTGATATTCCTGACCCTTTCTATCATCATCTTCAACTTCTATCCACTGACCGCAGCGATGATAGTAATTCTGGCGCTGCTGAACGATCTGCCTATAATGATGATTGCCTATGACAACACAAAGCCGCTCCAGAGACCTGCAAGCTGGGAAATGCACAAAGTGCTGACCATAGCAAGCGTGCTTGGTGCTGCCGGGGTTGTTTCCAGTTTCCTGTTGTTCTATTTCAGTGAACAGGTGTTGCACCTGGATAGACCCACAATCCAGACCCTCATGTTCCTGAAACTTGCAGTGGCGGGTCATATCACTATTTATCTGACACGTACCCGAGAGCATCATTTCTGGTCGCGTCCATTGCCGGCTGGCCTTCTATTCTGGACGACTGAGATTACCCAGTTGGCAGGAACACTGCTCGCGGTCTATGGTGTTTTCATGAAACCCCTCGGGTGGAATCTGGCTGCCTTTGTCTGGATATGGGCACTGGCATTTTTTGTAATAAATGACTTTATAAAAATTTATTTTTATAAGCGACTTGAGAAGCGGTGGGGCCCTTCTCCAGAAGGTTTGAAGTTACAAATTCCAGGTCCTGACTGA
- a CDS encoding respiratory nitrate reductase subunit beta, whose protein sequence is MPVKRQVRMVADLNKCLGCHTCTMACKTMWTDRNKGQMHMYWNNVETRPGKGYPRDWETQGGWFDRQDKSSIPLPGIDEGYGAPWEYNYEEVLKTDGGDASAGVLVPSPNPSGKDAYASNWDEDVGDGIFPNSYYFYLPRICNHCTDPPCVDACPRQAVYKREEDGIVLVDQTRCRGYRYCIKGCPYKKIYYNPEEKIAQKCIFCYPRIEKHQGNFCATQCVGRIHHVGYAEDTNSGVYKLIDKWKVALRLHPEFKTQPNVFYIPPFSPPVYSSSGQLTNRPRIPVEALAKLFGDTPEQTLDQRAQRIEEIFGIIQDERKKAASGEYSELIDILIPHSEADRIQV, encoded by the coding sequence ATGCCTGTAAAAAGACAGGTCAGGATGGTGGCTGACCTCAACAAGTGCCTGGGCTGCCATACCTGTACCATGGCGTGCAAGACCATGTGGACAGACAGGAACAAGGGACAGATGCATATGTACTGGAACAACGTGGAAACCCGGCCTGGCAAAGGTTATCCCAGGGACTGGGAAACCCAGGGAGGCTGGTTTGACAGGCAGGATAAAAGCAGCATACCGCTTCCAGGCATTGACGAAGGCTACGGCGCGCCATGGGAATACAACTACGAAGAGGTATTGAAAACAGATGGAGGGGATGCTTCGGCAGGAGTGTTAGTCCCATCGCCAAATCCTTCTGGGAAAGATGCCTATGCCAGCAACTGGGATGAGGATGTGGGCGATGGCATTTTCCCGAATTCCTATTACTTTTATCTTCCGCGCATCTGCAACCACTGCACCGACCCGCCGTGCGTGGATGCCTGTCCGCGCCAGGCGGTCTATAAACGCGAGGAGGACGGCATTGTTCTCGTCGACCAGACAAGGTGCAGGGGCTACCGCTACTGCATTAAGGGGTGTCCTTATAAGAAGATATACTACAACCCCGAGGAAAAAATAGCACAGAAATGCATCTTCTGTTATCCCAGGATCGAGAAGCACCAGGGGAACTTCTGCGCCACGCAGTGCGTCGGGCGGATACATCATGTCGGTTATGCCGAGGACACGAATAGCGGTGTGTACAAATTAATCGATAAGTGGAAAGTGGCTCTGCGGCTGCACCCCGAATTCAAAACCCAGCCCAATGTGTTCTATATTCCGCCCTTTTCCCCGCCAGTATATTCATCAAGCGGGCAGCTCACCAACCGCCCGCGCATTCCTGTTGAGGCGCTGGCAAAACTGTTCGGCGATACACCCGAGCAGACCCTTGACCAGCGTGCTCAGCGTATCGAGGAAATCTTCGGGATTATCCAGGACGAGCGGAAAAAAGCCGCATCAGGCGAATATTCGGAATTGATCGATATCCTGATTCCGCATTCGGAAGCAGACCGGATCCAGGTGTAA
- a CDS encoding ethylbenzene dehydrogenase-related protein: protein MADSSPQAEITAVYVPGTIALDPGDPAWHKAPPTTVIFSRRLNELGARITFAPDENRLVKVKAVHNGTEIFFFLQWNAIAENNSVDDYPVFADAFALEIPLFTEDSPLWMGAMDKPVNIIFWRADLSRPENIVGGGMGTVQTSPDAASQNLRHYQRWAQGVWNVIIARPMAAASENQVSFVRGKSYRIAFANWKGGAYAERGGHKIVSEWELLSLQ from the coding sequence ATGGCAGACAGCAGCCCTCAGGCAGAAATTACAGCAGTATATGTACCAGGGACAATAGCTCTTGACCCGGGCGACCCTGCCTGGCATAAGGCTCCTCCGACAACCGTCATTTTCAGCAGGAGGCTCAATGAGTTGGGTGCCAGAATCACATTCGCACCCGATGAAAACAGGCTCGTCAAGGTTAAAGCGGTGCACAACGGCACTGAGATATTTTTCTTCCTCCAGTGGAATGCCATAGCAGAAAATAATTCTGTGGACGATTATCCGGTTTTTGCGGATGCTTTTGCTCTTGAAATTCCTCTCTTCACAGAGGACAGTCCCCTCTGGATGGGTGCCATGGACAAGCCTGTGAATATCATTTTCTGGAGGGCTGATTTGTCTCGTCCTGAGAATATCGTTGGCGGCGGCATGGGGACAGTGCAGACAAGCCCCGACGCAGCATCCCAGAACCTCAGGCATTACCAGAGATGGGCGCAAGGAGTATGGAATGTGATCATCGCAAGGCCGATGGCTGCGGCTTCCGAGAACCAGGTCTCATTCGTGCGCGGCAAAAGTTACAGAATAGCCTTTGCCAACTGGAAGGGCGGAGCTTATGCCGAACGCGGAGGGCACAAAATAGTCTCGGAGTGGGAATTACTTTCTCTCCAGTAG
- a CDS encoding DUF6036 family nucleotidyltransferase, translating to MGLLTQEAEKRNVQPIVVGGSAVDFYTEGIYPSHDIDLVSNRKIIGEILENVFNFKPSGRHWINEQIGLSVEIPGNRLAGDKDKVTVIRIENLNVYVIGIEDLIIDRLNACVHWKSETDCDQAMLMIRYYRDRLDFRYLEEKAEDEGILMALRKLCKEN from the coding sequence ATGGGGCTGCTGACGCAAGAAGCTGAAAAAAGAAACGTGCAGCCTATTGTTGTGGGAGGCTCGGCTGTGGATTTCTATACTGAAGGGATTTATCCCAGTCATGATATAGATCTTGTAAGCAACAGAAAAATTATCGGTGAAATATTGGAAAACGTATTCAACTTCAAACCAAGCGGAAGGCATTGGATAAATGAACAAATAGGACTTTCTGTAGAGATCCCAGGCAATCGTCTGGCCGGGGATAAAGATAAAGTAACGGTAATAAGAATTGAGAACCTAAATGTCTATGTAATTGGAATTGAAGATTTAATAATTGACCGCCTTAATGCATGTGTTCATTGGAAGTCTGAAACAGATTGCGACCAGGCAATGCTTATGATTAGATATTATCGGGATCGGCTCGATTTTAGATATTTAGAAGAGAAAGCTGAGGATGAGGGGATTCTGATGGCATTAAGAAAACTTTGCAAAGAAAATTAG
- a CDS encoding molecular chaperone TorD family protein — protein sequence MPQELLPSLALPRSNIYRLLYTGFRYPAPLVFETFQNGEFLAELEKNISLLPHLHIPAIEKSLFINNLEGVTFPEFEVKFAQTFDTGSPLPPCPPYEGMYSREPRTSVMLEISEFYRHFGLRMSQKEGKRELPDHISAELEFLHFLTFREAAAFNEGDEFLKGYRLAQKDFLVRHPVRWVPEFRDKLRSFAGASFYTRLAEITSVVISQDLEFVTSNLLEKGPTASQVAYKNKFL from the coding sequence ATGCCACAGGAATTACTGCCTTCCCTTGCGCTTCCCCGCAGCAACATATACAGGTTACTCTATACAGGATTTCGCTATCCTGCACCGCTGGTTTTCGAAACTTTCCAGAATGGGGAGTTCCTTGCCGAACTGGAGAAGAACATATCCCTTCTTCCCCACCTCCATATCCCTGCGATCGAAAAGTCTCTTTTTATCAATAATCTGGAAGGAGTTACTTTTCCCGAGTTTGAGGTAAAGTTCGCACAGACCTTTGATACCGGTTCTCCTCTTCCACCCTGCCCGCCTTACGAGGGCATGTACAGCCGCGAGCCGCGGACTTCGGTCATGCTTGAGATTAGCGAGTTCTACAGGCATTTCGGGCTGAGAATGAGCCAGAAAGAAGGGAAACGAGAATTACCCGACCACATCTCGGCTGAGCTTGAGTTCCTCCATTTCCTTACCTTCAGGGAGGCGGCGGCTTTTAATGAGGGCGATGAGTTTTTGAAAGGGTATCGTCTTGCGCAGAAGGATTTTCTTGTGCGCCACCCTGTGCGGTGGGTTCCTGAATTCCGGGATAAGCTTCGAAGTTTTGCCGGGGCGTCATTCTATACCCGGCTTGCAGAGATTACATCAGTGGTTATCAGTCAGGACCTGGAATTTGTAACTTCAAACCTTCTGGAGAAGGGCCCCACCGCTTCTCAAGTCGCTTATAAAAATAAATTTTTATAA